From one Streptomyces sp. 846.5 genomic stretch:
- a CDS encoding LLM class F420-dependent oxidoreductase yields MRLGINLGYWGLGNDADNIAVAQEADRLGYAVCWAAEAYGSDAATVLAYVAAKTERIDVGSAIFQIPARTPTMTAMTAATLDTLSGGRFRLGLGVSGPQVSEGWYGVKFDKPLARTREYVEIIRKAMARERVVHDGANWTLPLPGGPGKALKLTVHPVREHIPLYIAAIGPKNLELTGEIADGWLGIFFAPEQAELSLEHLTAGRAKVGRTLDGFDVAPNVPIAVSAGDKPEDLAAAGNLFRSYTALYVGGMGSKEQNFYNRIARRMGYEQAADEIQEKYLAKDYAGAAAAVPQQLIDSTTLIGTRDRLADRLQAYAAAGVTTLNLTPGGFTLDERVQALRTAAEALEQAGLA; encoded by the coding sequence GTGCGACTCGGCATCAATCTCGGCTACTGGGGTCTCGGCAACGACGCCGACAACATCGCCGTCGCCCAGGAGGCGGACCGGCTCGGCTACGCGGTCTGCTGGGCCGCCGAGGCCTACGGCTCCGACGCCGCCACCGTCCTGGCGTACGTCGCCGCCAAGACCGAGCGCATCGACGTCGGCTCGGCGATCTTCCAGATCCCGGCCCGCACCCCCACCATGACCGCGATGACCGCCGCCACCCTGGACACCCTCTCCGGCGGCCGGTTCCGGCTCGGCCTGGGCGTCTCCGGACCGCAGGTCTCCGAGGGGTGGTACGGCGTCAAGTTCGACAAGCCGCTGGCCCGTACCCGCGAGTACGTGGAGATCATCCGCAAGGCGATGGCCCGCGAGCGGGTCGTCCACGACGGCGCCAACTGGACCCTCCCGCTGCCCGGCGGCCCCGGTAAGGCGCTCAAGCTCACCGTGCACCCGGTGCGCGAGCACATCCCGCTCTACATCGCCGCCATCGGCCCCAAGAACCTGGAGCTCACCGGCGAGATCGCGGACGGCTGGCTGGGCATCTTCTTCGCCCCCGAGCAGGCCGAGCTGTCGCTGGAGCACCTGACGGCCGGACGCGCCAAGGTCGGCAGGACCCTGGACGGCTTCGACGTGGCCCCCAACGTCCCGATCGCGGTCAGCGCCGGCGACAAGCCCGAGGACCTGGCGGCGGCGGGCAACCTGTTCCGCTCCTACACCGCGCTCTACGTGGGCGGGATGGGCAGCAAGGAGCAGAACTTCTACAACCGGATCGCCCGGCGGATGGGCTACGAGCAGGCCGCCGACGAGATCCAGGAGAAGTACCTGGCCAAGGACTACGCCGGCGCGGCCGCCGCGGTGCCGCAGCAGCTGATCGACTCCACCACCCTGATCGGCACCCGCGACCGTCTCGCCGACCGGCTCCAGGCCTACGCCGCCGCCGGCGTCACCACCCTCAACCTCACCCCCGGCGGCTTCACCCTGGACGAGCGGGTACAGGCCCTGCGCACCGCAGCCGAGGCCCTGGAGCAGGCCGGGCTGGCTTAG
- a CDS encoding DUF3090 domain-containing protein, whose product MPRQVFFYDPPERFVAGTVGEPGQRAFYLQASARGRVTSVLLEKTQVAALAERVEELLDEVVRRSGGSTAVPAVAPAEMIDSAPLDMPVVEEFRVGTMALAWDESIDRLIVEAQALIEVDPESDLDGDPDAQDLFEDDENGPPMLRVRLSGAMARVFAKRALELVSAGRPPCPFCSLPLDPQGHVCPRQNGYRR is encoded by the coding sequence GTGCCCCGCCAGGTGTTCTTCTACGATCCGCCCGAGCGATTCGTGGCCGGTACGGTCGGCGAACCCGGTCAGCGTGCCTTCTACCTGCAGGCCAGCGCCCGTGGCCGGGTGACCAGCGTGCTCCTGGAGAAGACCCAGGTGGCGGCGCTCGCCGAGCGGGTCGAGGAGCTGCTGGACGAGGTGGTCAGGCGCAGCGGCGGCAGCACCGCCGTGCCGGCCGTCGCACCCGCCGAGATGATCGACAGCGCCCCGCTGGACATGCCCGTGGTGGAGGAGTTCCGCGTCGGCACCATGGCCCTGGCCTGGGACGAGTCCATCGACCGGCTGATCGTCGAGGCGCAGGCGCTGATCGAGGTCGACCCGGAGAGCGACCTGGACGGCGACCCCGACGCGCAGGACCTGTTCGAGGACGACGAGAACGGGCCGCCGATGCTGCGGGTCCGCCTCAGCGGGGCGATGGCCAGGGTCTTCGCCAAGCGCGCGCTGGAGCTGGTCTCGGCCGGCCGCCCGCCGTGCCCGTTCTGCAGCCTTCCGCTCGACCCGCAGGGCCATGTGTGCCCCCGTCAGAACGGATACCGGCGCTGA
- a CDS encoding DUF5703 family protein: protein MIQQPEYEFRSMLLTRDVSRNEARRLLTEQAEYGHWELDRLRLFPDGRRKVVLRRKIIRQVRTWSLLSD from the coding sequence ATCATCCAACAGCCCGAGTACGAGTTCCGCTCCATGCTCCTGACCCGCGACGTCTCCCGGAACGAGGCCAGGCGCCTGCTGACGGAGCAGGCCGAGTACGGGCACTGGGAGTTGGACCGGCTGCGACTCTTCCCGGACGGCCGCCGCAAGGTCGTGCTCCGGCGGAAGATCATCCGCCAGGTCCGCACCTGGTCGCTGCTCTCGGACTGA
- a CDS encoding MFS transporter, whose translation MARPDRLPRPVWLLLAARTVNQLGAFSISFVAVLIVNDYRAGIATAGLVSAAFGVATIPSRLLGGRLADRLGRRRTIVLGLTGCAVAQLGIAAVHSLPATAVLAVLLGLVFELYEPPCQAMIADAVPSAQRVRAYGLLTAALAAGGMGAGLIAAVLGRWDLRWLFVADALSCLVCAAVLGAVLPADGTPARRAADPRGPDGVSPWRDRALLAMLASGTAFALVHLQIMMLLPLSLERRGLPAADAGLLFTVSAATVIAAQPLLRLKRLSALPAPAALALGYLLLAVGLTGYAVSGGLPIPFAATVVWSLGDLLVMGRAYAVVADLSPPGGAGRYLAVFGISWGIAGVAAPVVGTQILERAPVAVLWAGMAGLCLALAAVHLPVGPSRPVVPG comes from the coding sequence ATGGCACGACCGGACCGATTGCCGCGCCCGGTGTGGCTGCTGCTGGCCGCGCGGACGGTCAACCAGCTCGGCGCCTTCTCGATCTCGTTCGTCGCCGTGCTGATCGTCAACGACTACCGGGCCGGGATCGCCACGGCCGGTCTGGTCTCGGCCGCCTTCGGGGTGGCGACGATTCCCTCGCGGCTGCTCGGTGGGCGGCTCGCCGACCGGCTGGGGCGTCGGCGCACCATCGTGCTGGGGCTGACCGGCTGCGCGGTCGCCCAGCTCGGGATCGCCGCGGTGCACTCGCTGCCGGCCACGGCGGTGCTCGCCGTCCTGCTGGGGCTGGTCTTCGAGCTGTACGAGCCGCCGTGCCAGGCGATGATCGCCGACGCGGTGCCGTCCGCGCAGCGGGTACGCGCCTACGGCCTGCTGACCGCGGCGCTGGCCGCCGGGGGCATGGGCGCCGGGCTGATCGCGGCCGTCCTGGGCCGGTGGGACCTGCGCTGGCTGTTCGTCGCCGATGCACTGAGCTGCCTGGTCTGCGCGGCGGTGCTGGGCGCGGTGCTGCCTGCGGACGGAACCCCTGCGCGTCGCGCCGCCGACCCGCGTGGTCCGGACGGCGTCAGCCCCTGGCGCGACCGGGCGCTGCTCGCCATGCTCGCCTCCGGGACCGCCTTCGCGCTGGTCCACCTCCAGATCATGATGCTGCTACCGCTGTCCCTGGAGCGCCGGGGCCTGCCCGCTGCGGACGCCGGACTGCTGTTCACGGTCTCGGCCGCCACTGTGATCGCCGCCCAGCCGCTGCTGCGGCTGAAGCGCCTCTCGGCGTTGCCCGCGCCCGCGGCTCTCGCCCTCGGCTACCTGCTGCTCGCTGTCGGCCTGACCGGGTACGCGGTCTCCGGCGGACTGCCCATCCCCTTCGCGGCCACGGTCGTCTGGAGCCTGGGCGACCTGCTCGTCATGGGACGGGCCTACGCCGTCGTCGCGGACCTCTCCCCGCCGGGCGGTGCGGGCCGCTATCTGGCCGTGTTCGGGATCAGTTGGGGGATCGCCGGGGTCGCCGCGCCGGTCGTCGGCACCCAGATCCTCGAACGGGCACCGGTGGCGGTGCTGTGGGCCGGGATGGCCGGCCTCTGTCTGGCGCTCGCGGCTGTGCACCTTCCCGTCGGCCCGTCCCGGCCGGTGGTTCCTGGGTGA
- a CDS encoding ATP-binding domain-containing protein translates to MTDEPNRTLTEDGPATAEDAAAVPAPALPSTEQLAEAIRALGGSGAAGGPSPETAAEGKTDTVTPDAARAEALNATAEVLAAGGAPAELVTAVVATLGEGAPAALREDPWALLSVPGVRPEHADAFARGLLGDACGPDDLRRAEALAVWLLERAALRGHTAVELSAVGDGLRKQGVPDPEGSLAAILGEGRVMAFQEEIQQPGAAPRAEDDEEDTPVRVLLALDRLALAEESLADGLIRLVSTFEGDPVNPATEIHPDEAEGASADDADDSADVPPLDWDGAAGAAPSASAAALVKAVAGAGLVLHTGGEAARAEPVALVRAARGLGLRAWVAAATVDGRRRLDDEAAVTLTGLLAGSEGPGRASDGSLALDLLVVCDAPSLDVELAATLVESVADGARLVLSGDPAVLWSAGPGRVFADVLAAKACPVVASRTPDFGPIGELASGIGIGELLPVEAPGKEVVIVTAKDGAEAVHRALQLVHDSIPRALGIPAEQVRVLTPGHGGPAGTRALNAALKQRFNPGPGTFGGFDPGDAVVHSPAPGLARPGTLRAGGPAGLVLDCEGEEVRVPREQVAATVRHGWALTAHQSVGRRWPGVVVLLAPEAAAELTRQWVYTAFSRAEQHLSVVHAVGPALPQAVATVPALPRTTRLRGVLAEQVAELGV, encoded by the coding sequence GTGACCGACGAGCCGAACCGGACGCTGACGGAGGACGGGCCTGCGACGGCGGAGGACGCCGCCGCCGTTCCCGCCCCGGCCCTGCCCTCGACGGAGCAGCTCGCCGAGGCGATCCGGGCCCTGGGCGGTTCGGGCGCGGCCGGCGGGCCGAGCCCTGAGACTGCTGCTGAAGGGAAAACCGATACGGTCACGCCCGACGCCGCCCGGGCCGAGGCGCTGAACGCCACCGCCGAGGTCCTGGCCGCCGGCGGCGCCCCCGCCGAGCTGGTCACCGCGGTGGTCGCCACCCTGGGCGAGGGCGCTCCGGCGGCGCTGCGCGAGGACCCCTGGGCGCTGCTCTCGGTCCCCGGCGTCCGCCCCGAGCACGCCGACGCCTTCGCGCGCGGGCTGCTCGGCGACGCCTGCGGCCCGGACGACCTGCGTCGCGCCGAGGCGCTGGCGGTCTGGCTGCTGGAGCGGGCCGCCCTGCGCGGCCACACCGCGGTCGAGCTGTCCGCCGTCGGCGACGGGCTGCGCAAGCAGGGCGTCCCGGACCCGGAGGGGTCGCTGGCGGCAATCCTCGGCGAGGGCCGGGTGATGGCCTTCCAGGAGGAGATCCAGCAGCCCGGAGCGGCGCCGCGCGCCGAGGACGACGAGGAGGACACCCCGGTGCGGGTCCTGCTCGCCCTGGACCGGCTCGCCCTGGCCGAGGAGAGCCTCGCCGACGGCCTGATCCGGCTGGTGTCGACCTTCGAGGGCGATCCGGTCAACCCGGCCACGGAGATTCACCCGGACGAGGCCGAGGGTGCATCCGCTGACGACGCCGACGACAGTGCCGACGTCCCCCCGCTGGACTGGGACGGCGCAGCCGGGGCCGCGCCGTCGGCCTCCGCCGCCGCGCTGGTCAAGGCGGTCGCCGGGGCCGGTCTGGTGCTGCACACCGGTGGCGAGGCCGCCCGCGCCGAGCCGGTCGCCCTGGTCCGCGCGGCCCGCGGCCTGGGGCTCCGCGCCTGGGTCGCCGCCGCGACCGTGGACGGACGCCGCCGCCTGGACGACGAGGCGGCCGTCACCCTCACCGGGCTGCTCGCCGGTTCCGAGGGCCCGGGCCGCGCCTCGGACGGGTCGCTCGCGCTGGACCTGCTGGTGGTCTGCGACGCCCCTTCGCTGGACGTGGAGCTCGCGGCCACCCTGGTCGAGTCGGTCGCCGACGGCGCCCGACTGGTGCTCAGCGGCGACCCCGCGGTGCTCTGGTCGGCGGGCCCGGGACGGGTGTTCGCCGACGTGCTGGCCGCCAAGGCCTGTCCGGTCGTCGCCTCCCGCACACCGGACTTCGGCCCCATCGGAGAGCTGGCGTCCGGGATCGGCATCGGCGAGCTGCTGCCGGTCGAGGCGCCCGGCAAGGAGGTCGTGATCGTCACGGCCAAGGACGGCGCCGAGGCGGTGCACCGGGCCCTGCAACTGGTTCACGACTCCATTCCGCGTGCCCTGGGCATCCCGGCCGAGCAGGTCCGCGTCCTGACGCCCGGCCACGGCGGCCCGGCCGGCACCCGCGCGCTCAATGCCGCGCTGAAGCAGCGGTTCAACCCGGGCCCCGGCACCTTCGGCGGCTTCGACCCCGGCGACGCCGTAGTGCACTCCCCCGCCCCCGGCCTGGCCCGTCCCGGAACGCTGCGGGCCGGCGGCCCGGCCGGGCTGGTGCTGGACTGCGAGGGCGAGGAGGTCCGGGTGCCGCGCGAGCAGGTCGCCGCAACCGTCCGCCACGGCTGGGCGCTGACCGCGCATCAGTCCGTCGGACGGCGCTGGCCCGGCGTGGTGGTACTACTGGCCCCCGAGGCGGCGGCCGAACTGACCCGCCAGTGGGTGTACACGGCGTTCAGCCGCGCCGAGCAGCACCTCTCCGTAGTACACGCGGTCGGCCCCGCACTGCCCCAGGCGGTCGCCACGGTCCCGGCCTTGCCGAGAACCACCCGCTTGCGAGGCGTCCTCGCCGAACAGGTGGCCGAGCTCGGGGTCTGA
- a CDS encoding aldo/keto reductase: MELRHLGRTGLRVSRLGLGTMTWGEDMDEIDAAEQLKTFVEAGGNLVDTADVYADGGSEYLLSRLIEQFVRRSDLVLATKAGSVPDQDRRFDGSRGHLLAALDASLARLGTDYVDLWQVHAFDPDTPTDETLHALDLAVSSGRARYVGVSNFCGWQLAKAATWQRAVPGRTPLAGTQMEYSLLQRGIEREVLPAALDSGMGLLAASPLGRGVLTGKYRHGTPADSRGASPYYSAFVQPYLDERGRRIVDAVATAADGLAATPLQVALAWVRDRPGVVAPIVGARTAAQLTAALSVESLTLPEEICRALDDISAPIHFYPDHDWSAL, from the coding sequence ATGGAACTGCGACATCTGGGCCGGACCGGGCTCCGCGTCTCCCGGCTCGGCCTCGGCACCATGACCTGGGGCGAGGACATGGACGAGATCGACGCCGCGGAGCAGCTGAAGACCTTCGTCGAAGCCGGCGGCAATCTCGTCGACACCGCCGACGTCTACGCCGACGGCGGCTCGGAGTACCTGCTGTCGCGGCTGATCGAGCAGTTCGTCCGGCGCTCGGACCTGGTCCTGGCGACCAAGGCGGGCAGCGTCCCCGACCAGGACCGGCGCTTCGACGGCTCGCGGGGCCATCTGCTGGCCGCCCTGGACGCCTCGCTGGCCCGCCTCGGCACCGACTACGTGGACCTGTGGCAGGTGCACGCGTTCGACCCGGACACGCCCACCGACGAGACCCTGCACGCCCTCGACCTGGCGGTGTCCTCGGGGCGGGCACGCTATGTGGGGGTGTCCAACTTCTGCGGCTGGCAGCTGGCCAAGGCCGCGACCTGGCAGCGCGCGGTACCGGGCCGCACGCCCCTGGCCGGTACCCAGATGGAGTACTCGCTGCTGCAGCGCGGGATAGAGCGCGAGGTGCTGCCCGCCGCCCTGGACAGCGGCATGGGCCTGCTGGCCGCCTCCCCGCTGGGCCGCGGCGTGCTCACCGGCAAGTACCGGCACGGGACACCGGCCGACTCCCGGGGGGCCTCGCCCTACTACTCGGCGTTCGTCCAGCCCTACCTGGACGAGCGGGGACGGCGGATCGTGGACGCGGTCGCCACGGCGGCGGACGGGCTGGCGGCGACGCCGCTGCAGGTCGCGCTGGCCTGGGTGCGAGACCGTCCCGGAGTCGTCGCCCCGATCGTGGGCGCACGGACCGCCGCACAGCTCACGGCGGCGTTGTCAGTGGAGTCCCTTACGCTCCCGGAGGAGATCTGCCGAGCCCTGGACGACATCTCGGCGCCGATCCACTTCTACCCCGACCACGACTGGAGCGCGCTGTGA
- a CDS encoding chaplin: MATGSVLASTAGYAYADAGAAGSASDSPGVGSGNAVQVPVDVPVNVCGNTVDVVGLLNPAMGNNCKNGAEHGKGSKGSKGSDGSGGGAASQGGAHDSPGVGSGNSAQAPVSVPLNLCGDSANVVGAGNSAHGNSCANHGGGTGVHTPTPSAPPENCSCTPPPPPPADNCPPPTRDHPQPPPPLTPPAKPPVTTPVHHSSPPPPQTVTKVGRTTHITTSTARSTAATPTQAVLASTGAGDTMLMLPTGAALALGGLLLYRRSRAGQS, encoded by the coding sequence ATGGCGACCGGGAGCGTCCTCGCATCAACCGCAGGCTACGCCTACGCGGACGCCGGAGCTGCGGGCTCGGCCTCCGACTCGCCCGGGGTCGGTTCGGGGAACGCCGTCCAGGTGCCCGTCGACGTTCCGGTGAACGTCTGCGGCAACACCGTCGACGTGGTCGGGCTGCTCAACCCGGCCATGGGCAACAACTGCAAGAACGGGGCCGAGCACGGCAAGGGCTCGAAGGGCTCCAAGGGTTCCGACGGCTCCGGCGGTGGGGCTGCGAGCCAGGGCGGTGCGCATGACTCGCCGGGTGTCGGCTCGGGGAACTCCGCCCAGGCGCCGGTGTCGGTGCCGCTGAACCTCTGCGGTGACTCGGCGAACGTCGTCGGTGCGGGCAACAGCGCTCACGGCAACAGCTGTGCCAACCACGGCGGCGGCACCGGCGTTCACACGCCGACCCCGTCGGCCCCGCCGGAGAACTGCTCCTGCACCCCGCCCCCGCCGCCCCCGGCGGACAACTGCCCGCCGCCGACCCGGGACCACCCGCAGCCGCCGCCCCCGCTCACCCCGCCGGCCAAGCCGCCGGTGACCACGCCGGTGCACCACAGCTCCCCGCCGCCCCCGCAGACGGTGACCAAGGTCGGCCGGACCACCCACATCACCACCTCGACGGCCCGCAGCACGGCCGCCACGCCCACCCAGGCGGTCCTCGCCTCCACCGGCGCCGGCGACACCATGCTGATGCTGCCGACCGGAGCCGCACTGGCCCTCGGCGGGCTGCTGCTGTACCGCCGCTCCCGCGCCGGGCAGAGCTGA
- a CDS encoding histidine phosphatase family protein: MPTLLLVRHGRSTANSAGILAGWAPGVDLDAHGEQQAKQLAERLAAVPVSQVVSSPLDRCRQTLAPLLEARPELTQRLDERLGECRYGDWTGRPLAELAGEPLWKTVQAHPSAAVFPGPEGESLRELSHRAVESVREWDAEVEREHGPDAVWLACSHGDVIKTIVADALGLHLDNFQRISVEPCSVTAIRYTPHRPFLLRLGDTGDLSGFAPSTDKPAAPAGDAVVGGDTGVR, from the coding sequence ATGCCGACTCTGCTGCTCGTCCGTCACGGCCGTTCCACCGCCAACTCCGCCGGGATCCTGGCCGGGTGGGCGCCCGGCGTGGATCTTGACGCGCATGGCGAGCAGCAGGCCAAGCAGCTGGCCGAGCGGCTCGCCGCGGTGCCGGTCAGCCAGGTCGTCAGCAGCCCGCTGGACCGCTGCCGGCAGACCCTCGCCCCGCTGCTGGAGGCCCGCCCGGAGCTGACCCAGCGGCTGGACGAGCGGCTCGGCGAGTGCCGCTACGGCGACTGGACCGGACGTCCGCTGGCCGAGCTCGCGGGCGAGCCGCTGTGGAAGACGGTCCAGGCGCACCCCTCCGCCGCGGTGTTCCCCGGCCCGGAGGGCGAGTCGCTGCGCGAGCTCAGCCACCGCGCCGTGGAGAGCGTCCGCGAGTGGGACGCCGAGGTGGAGCGGGAGCACGGGCCCGACGCGGTGTGGCTGGCCTGCAGCCACGGCGACGTGATCAAGACGATCGTCGCCGACGCGCTGGGCCTGCATCTGGACAACTTCCAGCGGATCTCGGTCGAGCCCTGCTCGGTCACCGCCATCCGCTACACCCCGCACCGCCCCTTCCTGCTGCGCCTCGGCGACACCGGCGACCTCAGCGGCTTCGCCCCCAGCACCGACAAGCCGGCCGCCCCGGCCGGTGACGCCGTGGTCGGCGGCGACACCGGGGTGCGGTGA
- a CDS encoding SCO1664 family protein: MASAALAADPERALALLRGGELEIHGRLTEASNGVFYCTVSDDAEQAVAVYKPVRGERPLWDFPDGTLAGREVAAYLVAAATGWGLVPPTVLRDGPFGEGMCQVWVESDPDAQLLDLQDAKEPAEGWRAIGRADVGGGRTALLVHAEDPRLRRMAVLDAVINNADRKGGHLLPAVDGRLYGIDHGVTFAVPGKLRTLLWGWAGEPLDDEAVTALTGLADRLKGTLADDLAPLLTAAEIDALRERVAGLLASGLHPVPSGDWPPVPWPPI, from the coding sequence GTGGCCTCCGCAGCCCTCGCCGCCGACCCGGAGCGCGCCCTGGCGCTGCTGCGCGGCGGTGAGCTGGAGATACACGGCCGGCTCACCGAGGCGTCCAACGGGGTCTTCTACTGCACCGTCAGCGACGACGCCGAGCAGGCCGTCGCCGTCTACAAGCCGGTGCGCGGCGAGCGCCCGCTCTGGGACTTCCCCGACGGCACCCTCGCCGGGCGCGAGGTCGCCGCCTACCTGGTCGCCGCCGCGACCGGCTGGGGCCTGGTGCCGCCCACGGTGCTGCGGGACGGCCCGTTCGGCGAGGGCATGTGCCAGGTCTGGGTGGAGTCCGACCCGGACGCCCAACTCCTGGACCTGCAGGACGCGAAGGAGCCCGCCGAGGGCTGGCGCGCCATCGGCCGTGCGGACGTCGGCGGGGGCCGGACGGCCCTGCTGGTCCATGCCGAGGACCCGCGGCTGCGCCGGATGGCCGTACTGGACGCCGTCATCAACAACGCCGACCGCAAGGGCGGCCATCTGCTGCCCGCCGTCGACGGCCGCCTCTACGGCATCGACCACGGCGTCACCTTCGCCGTCCCCGGCAAGCTTCGCACCCTGCTCTGGGGCTGGGCCGGCGAGCCCCTCGACGACGAGGCGGTCACCGCGCTCACCGGCCTCGCCGACCGGCTCAAGGGGACGCTCGCCGACGACCTCGCACCCCTGCTCACCGCCGCCGAGATCGACGCCCTCCGCGAACGCGTCGCCGGCCTGCTCGCCAGCGGCCTGCACCCGGTCCCCTCCGGGGACTGGCCGCCCGTGCCCTGGCCGCCGATCTGA